A single Buchnera aphidicola (Hyperomyzus lactucae) DNA region contains:
- a CDS encoding rhodanese-related sulfurtransferase, with protein MALLHNLISKKELKKRMFSDKEPRLTLSFYKYFTIMNPQEYRNKIYEIFYKYNVLGRIYIASEGINAQISVPRKNFFNLKKFLYGFDVKLNNLRLNQSLNNQRSFWVLSVKVRKKIVQDGIIEPFFNPKNVGIYIKSKTVNLMLNDKKTIFVDMRNSYEYAIGHFEKAIEIKSETFREQLQIVVKLMQHAKNKKIVMYCTGGIRCEKATAWMRFNGFKYVYHLEGGIIGYVHDAKKNGLPILFKGRNFVFDNRMSEKISNEVISNCKQCHEPSDTYINCSYNLCHLLFIQCANCAITFNNCCSLICMKKHTEENIF; from the coding sequence ATGGCACTTCTACATAATTTAATTTCTAAAAAAGAACTTAAAAAACGTATGTTTTCTGATAAAGAACCTCGTTTAACATTATCTTTTTATAAATATTTTACTATTATGAATCCCCAAGAATATCGAAATAAAATTTATGAAATTTTTTATAAATATAATGTTCTAGGAAGAATTTATATAGCTAGTGAAGGTATCAACGCGCAAATAAGTGTTCCAAGAAAAAATTTTTTTAATCTAAAAAAATTTTTATATGGATTTGATGTAAAATTGAATAATTTACGTCTTAATCAATCTTTAAATAATCAAAGATCTTTTTGGGTTCTTTCTGTAAAGGTTAGAAAAAAAATTGTACAAGATGGAATTATAGAACCTTTCTTTAATCCTAAAAATGTTGGTATTTATATCAAATCAAAAACAGTTAATTTGATGTTAAATGATAAAAAAACAATTTTTGTTGATATGAGAAATTCTTATGAATATGCAATTGGTCATTTTGAAAAAGCGATAGAAATTAAAAGTGAAACGTTTCGAGAACAATTGCAAATTGTGGTAAAGTTAATGCAACATGCTAAAAATAAAAAAATCGTTATGTATTGTACAGGTGGTATTCGATGTGAAAAAGCTACTGCTTGGATGCGGTTTAATGGTTTTAAATATGTTTATCATTTAGAAGGAGGTATTATTGGTTATGTACATGATGCAAAAAAAAATGGATTACCGATCCTTTTTAAAGGAAGAAATTTTGTATTTGATAATCGTATGAGTGAAAAAATATCAAATGAAGTTATATCAAATTGTAAACAATGTCATGAGCCTTCTGATACTTATATTAATTGTAGTTATAATCTATGTCATCTTCTTTTTATTCAGTGTGCAAATTGTGCTATTACTTTTAATAATTGTTGTTCTTTAATCTGCATGAAAAAACATACTGAAGAAAATATTTTTTAG
- a CDS encoding ATP-binding cassette domain-containing protein produces MSLINIQDAYLSFSNLEILKNSTLYINENERVCLIGKNGTGKSTLLKIINKKQELDQGHIVYKKNINISYLKQENPNNLNISIYDFISLGLCKQEYSKKKNINQITKIEQIIEIIKLDKNILLSKLSGGLLRKVALGRALIGEPDILLLDEPTNHLDMTTVKWLENFLKKFPGSILFVSHDRSFIQNICTRIIDLDRGKLVSWPGDYKNFIKLKNESNRIEIIQKKLFDKNLEKEELWIKKGIKARSTRNEGRVKNLKKLRQQHKDYKKIEKLTNININQSKNHLGKIIFKLENVDFLIHNKIIIKNFSSIIQHGDKLGIIGSNGCGKSTMIKILIGEKKPQKGKIYTGTGLQISYFDQNRSVLDQNKSIIDNISYGKEKMILNGKEQHIIGYLKNFLFKPNELKSLVKTLSGGECNRLLLARLFLKPSNVLILDEPTNDLDLDTLQLLEKIIIDYQGTVLIVSHDENFINNTVNKCWYFEKNGLIQTHIGNYESLKKQNNNFVTKKIKKNQSNFPLINKTKNNSKKEFNQIFFSIEKIEFNINKLQEEISKPNFFKKKLEEKLSILKILAQQEKKLEEQLLYWESLERDVVKK; encoded by the coding sequence ATGTCTTTAATTAATATTCAAGATGCTTATTTATCATTTAGTAATTTAGAAATTTTAAAAAATAGTACACTGTATATAAATGAAAATGAAAGAGTATGTTTAATCGGTAAAAATGGTACTGGAAAATCTACTCTTTTAAAGATTATTAACAAAAAACAAGAATTAGATCAAGGTCATATTGTTTATAAAAAAAATATAAATATTAGTTATTTAAAACAAGAAAATCCTAATAATCTTAATATTTCTATATATGATTTTATTAGTTTAGGATTATGTAAACAAGAATATAGTAAAAAAAAAAATATAAATCAAATTACAAAAATAGAACAGATAATTGAAATAATTAAATTAGATAAAAATATTTTATTATCTAAACTATCAGGAGGTTTATTAAGAAAAGTAGCATTAGGTCGTGCATTAATCGGAGAACCTGACATATTATTACTAGATGAACCTACTAATCACTTAGATATGACAACCGTTAAATGGCTCGAAAATTTTTTAAAAAAATTTCCTGGAAGTATATTATTTGTATCACATGATAGAAGTTTTATTCAAAATATATGCACACGTATTATAGATCTTGATCGTGGAAAATTAGTTTCCTGGCCAGGAGATTATAAAAATTTTATAAAATTGAAAAATGAAAGTAATCGCATTGAAATTATACAAAAAAAACTATTTGATAAAAACTTGGAAAAAGAAGAACTCTGGATTAAAAAAGGTATTAAAGCGCGTTCTACTCGAAATGAAGGAAGAGTTAAAAATTTAAAAAAATTAAGACAACAACATAAAGATTACAAAAAAATAGAAAAGTTGACTAATATTAACATTAATCAATCTAAAAATCATCTAGGAAAAATAATTTTTAAATTAGAAAATGTAGATTTTCTAATACATAATAAAATTATTATTAAAAACTTTTCATCAATAATTCAACATGGCGATAAATTAGGAATTATTGGGAGTAATGGATGCGGGAAAAGCACTATGATAAAAATTCTTATAGGAGAAAAAAAACCTCAAAAAGGAAAAATTTATACAGGTACGGGATTGCAAATATCATATTTTGATCAAAACAGATCTGTGCTAGATCAAAATAAATCTATTATCGATAATATATCTTATGGAAAAGAGAAAATGATATTAAACGGAAAAGAACAACACATAATAGGATATCTAAAAAATTTTCTCTTTAAACCTAACGAACTAAAATCTTTAGTAAAAACACTATCCGGAGGAGAATGTAATAGATTGCTTTTAGCTAGATTATTTTTAAAACCAAGCAATGTTTTAATTCTTGATGAACCTACAAATGATCTAGACTTAGATACCTTGCAATTATTAGAAAAAATTATTATTGATTACCAAGGTACTGTTTTAATAGTTAGTCATGATGAAAATTTTATTAATAATACAGTAAATAAATGTTGGTATTTTGAAAAAAACGGATTGATTCAAACTCATATTGGTAATTATGAGTCTTTAAAAAAACAAAATAATAACTTTGTAACAAAAAAAATAAAAAAAAATCAATCCAACTTTCCTCTAATTAATAAAACTAAAAACAATTCAAAAAAAGAATTTAATCAAATTTTTTTCTCTATAGAAAAAATAGAATTTAATATTAATAAGTTGCAGGAAGAAATTAGCAAACCAAATTTTTTCAAAAAAAAATTAGAAGAAAAATTATCAATATTAAAAATATTAGCTCAACAAGAAAAAAAATTAGAAGAACAGTTGTTATATTGGGAATCTTTAGAAAGAGATGTCGTGAAGAAATAA
- the pyrI gene encoding aspartate carbamoyltransferase regulatory subunit produces MQINKLQVEAIKSGTVIDHIPANIGFKLLSLFRFTETEKRITIGLNLPSKKLEKKDIIKIENTFLSDDQINQLAIYAPHATVNYINEYNLVGKVFPTLPKKINRILICPNSNCVSNHNFITSSFIFKKDKFHNINLKCQYCEKEFSKNIVLSYQ; encoded by the coding sequence ATGCAAATAAATAAACTGCAAGTAGAAGCTATTAAATCTGGTACTGTAATTGATCACATTCCCGCAAATATTGGTTTTAAGTTACTATCTTTGTTTAGATTTACTGAAACAGAAAAACGCATTACTATAGGTTTAAATTTACCGTCTAAAAAATTAGAAAAAAAAGATATCATTAAAATTGAAAATACTTTTTTAAGTGATGATCAAATTAATCAATTAGCAATTTATGCTCCACATGCCACTGTTAATTATATTAATGAATACAATTTAGTAGGAAAAGTATTTCCAACATTACCTAAAAAAATTAATAGAATTTTAATCTGTCCAAATAGTAATTGTGTTAGTAATCATAATTTTATAACATCTAGTTTTATTTTTAAAAAAGACAAGTTTCATAATATAAATTTAAAATGTCAATATTGTGAAAAAGAGTTTTCTAAAAACATAGTTTTATCTTATCAATGA
- the pyrB gene encoding aspartate carbamoyltransferase, producing MRNSLYKKSIISINDLKRNELELVLNKSAVLKKKSQPNLLTNKIIASCFFEASTRTRLSFETAIYRLGASIVGFSDGNNISLKKKGETLSDTIAVISSYVDAIIIRHPQEGSARLAVEFSNNVPVFNAGDGANQHPTQTLLDLFTIQETQNRLTNLNIAMVGDLKYGRTVHSLTQALAKFKNNKFFFISPDTLIMPNYINDMLDKKNIYWKRYKNIEEVISEIDILYMTRIQKERLDSTEYTNEKSKFVLHTTTLKNARNNLKILHPLPRIDEIDRDVDYTPYAWYFKQAANGIYARQAILSLVLIKQHL from the coding sequence TTGAGAAATTCTCTATATAAAAAAAGTATAATTTCAATTAATGATCTCAAGCGTAATGAATTAGAATTAGTTTTGAATAAATCAGCTGTTCTTAAAAAAAAATCTCAACCTAATTTATTAACAAATAAAATCATTGCTAGTTGTTTTTTTGAAGCATCTACTCGTACTCGTTTGTCATTTGAGACAGCAATTTATCGATTAGGAGCGTCAATAGTAGGTTTTTCAGACGGAAACAATATTTCTTTAAAAAAAAAAGGGGAAACACTATCTGATACTATTGCAGTAATTAGCTCTTATGTAGACGCAATTATTATTCGACATCCTCAAGAAGGATCTGCACGTTTAGCTGTAGAATTTTCTAATAACGTACCAGTATTTAATGCGGGTGATGGAGCAAATCAACACCCCACGCAAACACTTTTAGATTTATTTACCATCCAAGAAACTCAAAATAGACTTACTAATTTAAATATTGCTATGGTCGGAGACCTAAAATATGGTAGAACAGTACATTCACTAACTCAAGCACTAGCTAAATTCAAAAATAATAAATTTTTTTTTATTTCACCTGATACATTAATAATGCCAAATTATATTAATGACATGCTTGACAAAAAGAATATTTATTGGAAAAGATACAAAAACATCGAAGAAGTTATTTCTGAAATAGATATTTTATACATGACGCGTATTCAAAAAGAAAGATTAGATTCTACTGAATATACAAACGAAAAATCAAAATTTGTATTGCATACAACTACTTTAAAAAACGCACGTAATAATTTAAAAATATTACATCCTCTTCCTCGTATAGACGAAATAGATCGTGACGTAGATTATACGCCATATGCTTGGTATTTTAAACAAGCAGCAAACGGAATTTATGCACGTCAAGCAATTTTATCTTTAGTATTAATAAAACAACACTTATAA
- a CDS encoding valine--tRNA ligase: MEKIYNPKNIEESLYNFWEKNGFFKPDHSKKRTFCIMMPPPNITGSLHMGHAFQQTIMDILIRYQRMKGKNTFWQVGTDHAGIATQILIEQKIFLEENKSKKDYSREDFIKKVWKWKRQSNNIVTNQMRRLGISVDWNHEKFTLDPDISIAVRKAFILLYKNNLIYQKKRLVHWDSKLETVISDLEVDHRLIKGKKWLIRYQIIQSNTAISDDSKIKYLVVSTTRPETLLADTAIAIHPKNDKYNKLIGQFVRCPLINRVIPIISDEYADIEKGTGCVKITPAHDFNDYKVGYRHKLPMINIFSFDGRIKSVAEVYNYKGDISNEYSRSIPDEFQNLDILSARIKIIKAVQQLGLLENIEECNIVTPFSDRSGVIIEPMLTNQWYLKTSKLAKVALKAVKDKKIKFIPKQYETMYSSWMKNIEDWCISRQLWWGHRIPVWYDDQKNIYIGQNEKEIRKEYSLSENILLTQDNDVLDTWFSSGLWTFSTLGWPKKTTFLKLFHPTNILVSGFDIIFFWIARMIMLTMYFIKDEKGIPEVPFKNVYITGLIRDEDGNKMSKSKGNVIDPLDMIDGISLNALIKKRTSNLLQPNLSTKIIKCTIKQFPQGIPPNGTDALRFTFSALASSTRDIKWDMNRLKGYRNFCNKLWNASRFVLINTKNHIFLTVSVKEKMLLINKWILIELNNTIKLYCHSLDTYRFDIAANILYDFVWNVFCDWYLEFAKIVIKIGSSEDIYSTKNILVHVLELILRLAHPIIPFITEIIWQRIKLIKNIKDKTIMLKDFPKYNNQLCDNKTLLHINFIKSIVIFLRNIRINMNISATKLIPLFLYNITTEQELIIKENTSLLKKISFLDSITILFQKCDKDLYIKEIIEGVEVLIPMLKIVNKEVELQRLIKEEKKIKLNILNIHKKILNKNFLENAPENIVKKEKDKFFKLNKIYKKLLEQIKIFNNFTDKK; the protein is encoded by the coding sequence ATGGAAAAAATTTATAATCCTAAAAATATTGAAGAATCTTTATATAATTTCTGGGAAAAAAACGGATTTTTTAAACCTGATCATTCAAAAAAAAGAACTTTTTGTATCATGATGCCTCCTCCTAATATTACAGGTAGCTTGCATATGGGGCACGCTTTTCAACAAACTATTATGGATATATTAATTCGTTATCAAAGAATGAAAGGAAAGAATACTTTTTGGCAAGTGGGAACAGATCATGCTGGAATAGCAACACAAATATTAATAGAACAAAAAATCTTTTTAGAAGAAAATAAATCTAAAAAAGATTATTCTCGAGAAGATTTTATAAAAAAAGTTTGGAAGTGGAAGAGGCAATCTAATAATATTGTTACAAATCAAATGAGACGTTTAGGAATTTCTGTCGATTGGAATCATGAGAAATTTACTTTAGATCCTGATATTTCTATTGCTGTCAGAAAAGCTTTTATATTACTATACAAAAATAATTTAATTTACCAGAAGAAAAGATTAGTACATTGGGATTCAAAATTAGAAACTGTAATTTCAGATTTAGAAGTAGATCATCGTCTAATAAAAGGGAAAAAATGGCTTATTCGCTATCAAATTATTCAAAGTAATACCGCTATCTCAGATGATAGTAAAATAAAATATTTAGTAGTTTCTACTACTAGACCCGAAACTTTATTAGCAGATACAGCTATTGCTATACATCCCAAAAATGATAAATATAATAAACTTATTGGTCAATTTGTTAGATGTCCATTAATTAATAGAGTTATTCCTATCATTAGTGATGAATATGCTGATATAGAAAAAGGAACAGGTTGTGTAAAAATTACACCAGCGCATGACTTTAATGATTATAAAGTAGGGTACCGGCATAAATTACCAATGATTAATATTTTTTCTTTTGATGGACGAATCAAATCTGTTGCTGAAGTTTATAATTATAAAGGTGATATATCTAATGAATATAGTAGATCGATTCCAGATGAATTTCAAAACTTAGATATCTTATCTGCACGAATAAAAATTATTAAAGCAGTTCAACAGTTAGGATTATTAGAAAATATTGAAGAATGTAATATTGTTACTCCTTTTAGTGATAGAAGTGGCGTGATTATCGAACCCATGCTGACAAATCAATGGTATTTAAAAACATCAAAATTGGCTAAAGTAGCTTTAAAAGCTGTAAAAGATAAAAAAATAAAGTTTATACCAAAACAGTATGAAACTATGTATTCATCTTGGATGAAAAATATTGAAGATTGGTGTATTTCTCGCCAATTATGGTGGGGTCACCGTATTCCAGTTTGGTACGATGATCAAAAAAATATATATATTGGACAAAATGAAAAAGAAATACGTAAAGAATATTCTTTATCTGAGAATATATTGTTAACGCAAGATAATGATGTATTAGATACCTGGTTTTCTTCTGGATTATGGACTTTTTCTACGTTAGGATGGCCTAAAAAAACCACATTTTTAAAACTTTTTCATCCAACTAATATTTTGGTTAGCGGTTTTGATATTATTTTTTTTTGGATCGCTAGAATGATTATGTTAACAATGTATTTTATAAAAGATGAAAAAGGTATACCAGAAGTTCCTTTTAAAAATGTTTACATAACAGGTTTAATTCGAGATGAAGATGGAAATAAAATGTCAAAATCAAAAGGAAATGTAATCGATCCTTTAGACATGATAGATGGAATTTCTTTAAATGCATTAATTAAAAAAAGAACAAGTAATTTATTACAACCTAATTTATCTACTAAAATTATTAAATGTACTATAAAACAATTTCCTCAAGGTATTCCACCTAATGGTACAGATGCGTTGCGTTTTACTTTTTCAGCTTTAGCATCTAGTACACGAGATATTAAATGGGATATGAATAGACTAAAAGGATATCGTAATTTTTGTAATAAACTTTGGAATGCTAGTCGATTTGTTTTAATTAACACAAAAAATCATATATTTTTAACAGTTTCTGTTAAAGAAAAAATGTTATTAATCAATAAATGGATTTTAATAGAATTGAATAATACAATAAAATTGTACTGTCACTCATTAGATACTTATCGTTTTGATATAGCTGCTAATATTTTATATGATTTTGTTTGGAATGTATTTTGTGATTGGTATTTAGAATTTGCAAAGATAGTAATTAAAATAGGTTCTTCTGAAGATATATATTCTACTAAAAATATTTTAGTACATGTGCTCGAATTAATTTTAAGATTAGCTCATCCTATCATTCCATTTATTACTGAAATAATTTGGCAGCGCATTAAGTTGATTAAAAATATTAAAGATAAGACGATTATGTTAAAAGATTTCCCGAAGTACAATAATCAATTATGTGATAATAAAACATTACTTCATATAAATTTTATAAAATCCATAGTTATCTTTTTAAGAAATATTAGAATTAATATGAACATTAGTGCTACTAAATTAATACCATTATTTTTATATAATATTACTACTGAACAAGAACTAATTATTAAAGAAAATACTTCATTATTAAAAAAAATATCTTTTTTAGATAGTATTACAATACTTTTTCAAAAATGTGATAAAGATTTATATATCAAAGAAATTATTGAAGGGGTTGAAGTTCTCATTCCCATGCTAAAAATAGTAAATAAAGAAGTTGAATTGCAAAGATTGATAAAAGAAGAAAAAAAAATAAAATTAAACATATTAAATATTCATAAAAAAATTTTAAATAAAAATTTTTTAGAAAATGCACCAGAAAACATAGTCAAAAAAGAAAAAGATAAATTTTTCAAATTAAATAAAATATATAAAAAATTATTAGAACAAATAAAAATTTTTAACAATTTTACTGATAAAAAATAA
- a CDS encoding leucyl aminopeptidase → MNFFIKHCNLDQEKTDCIIVGIFELCKLSISADYLDKCSDGYITNLIKLGDITGKIGDTLMLYNIPKVFSPRILLVGCGKKDDISRSCFKKILKSTTNVLKKTSIKNIIYSFTELNIKIYNNNIYWIIRSIVLSLKEFSYKFLKINSTTKKSINLDLITLNFFKKNDLFVGKIALKHALAIDKGITSAKNISNLPPNICNPFYLSCQAQKLAQRYKNNVLVEVVDIKQMKSLKMNAYVAVGDGAKNKPFMSIIKYSSNNVANNKVIALVGKGLTFDSGGISIKPALNMHEMKYDMCGAAAVYGTLIMASELQLPLTIIGILAGCENMPGGNSFRPGDVLTTMSGQTVEVLNTDAEGRLVLSDVLTYLERFSPNIVIDIATLTGACVTALGESVSGLFTNNEDLAFELNKASQETDDKIWRLPLFPEYQKELRSTIADFTNVGKGKAGAITAACFLENFTKKYNWAHLDIAGTAWKSNKNEGATGRPVELLCQFLLNQSNYIYS, encoded by the coding sequence ATGAATTTTTTTATAAAACACTGTAATTTAGATCAAGAAAAAACTGATTGTATAATAGTAGGTATTTTTGAATTATGCAAACTTTCTATTTCTGCAGATTACTTAGATAAGTGTAGTGATGGTTATATAACAAATCTAATTAAATTAGGTGATATAACAGGAAAAATAGGAGATACACTTATGTTGTATAACATTCCAAAAGTTTTTTCTCCAAGAATATTATTAGTTGGTTGTGGAAAAAAAGATGACATAAGTAGATCTTGTTTTAAAAAAATATTGAAAAGCACCACCAATGTATTAAAAAAAACTTCTATAAAAAATATTATTTATTCTTTTACTGAACTGAATATTAAGATTTACAATAATAATATATATTGGATAATTAGATCAATAGTATTATCTTTAAAAGAATTTTCGTATAAATTTTTAAAAATCAATAGTACTACTAAAAAGAGTATAAATTTAGACTTAATTACTTTAAATTTTTTTAAAAAAAATGATTTATTTGTAGGAAAAATAGCCTTAAAACACGCATTAGCAATTGATAAAGGAATTACCTCTGCAAAAAATATAAGTAATTTACCGCCTAATATTTGTAATCCATTCTATTTATCTTGCCAAGCTCAAAAACTAGCTCAAAGATATAAAAATAATGTTCTTGTAGAAGTTGTTGATATTAAACAAATGAAAAGTTTAAAAATGAATGCTTATGTAGCTGTTGGAGATGGTGCGAAAAATAAACCATTTATGTCTATAATAAAATATTCCAGTAATAATGTTGCCAACAATAAAGTGATTGCTTTAGTAGGAAAAGGTTTGACTTTTGATTCCGGAGGAATATCGATAAAACCAGCATTAAACATGCATGAAATGAAATATGATATGTGTGGTGCTGCAGCAGTATACGGTACTCTAATTATGGCTTCCGAATTACAGTTGCCTTTAACAATAATAGGAATTTTAGCTGGTTGTGAAAACATGCCAGGAGGAAATTCTTTCAGACCAGGAGATGTTTTAACTACTATGTCAGGTCAAACAGTAGAAGTATTAAATACTGATGCTGAAGGACGTTTAGTTTTATCTGATGTGTTAACATATTTAGAACGTTTTTCTCCAAATATAGTCATTGATATTGCCACTTTGACTGGAGCATGTGTTACGGCGTTAGGAGAATCTGTAAGTGGTCTTTTTACTAACAATGAAGATCTTGCTTTCGAGTTAAACAAAGCTTCACAGGAAACAGATGATAAAATATGGCGATTGCCATTATTTCCAGAATACCAAAAAGAATTACGTTCTACTATTGCAGATTTTACTAATGTAGGAAAAGGAAAAGCTGGTGCCATAACTGCAGCTTGCTTTCTTGAGAATTTTACGAAAAAATATAATTGGGCACATTTAGATATTGCTGGAACTGCATGGAAATCTAATAAAAACGAAGGAGCTACAGGTCGTCCTGTTGAACTTTTATGTCAATTTTTATTAAATCAATCAAACTATATATATTCTTAA
- a CDS encoding Rid family detoxifying hydrolase — protein sequence MNNIIKTKKAPKPIGPYSQAIKIDNFIILSGQIPVDVISNHIPENIAEQTYLVLMNIKSILSHAGFQIKDIIKTTVFTTNLKKIDIINEIYMKFFIENKSEFPARSCVEVKALPKNVKIEIEAMALKQNINHN from the coding sequence ATGAATAATATAATTAAAACTAAAAAAGCTCCAAAACCTATTGGGCCTTATTCTCAAGCTATTAAAATAGATAATTTTATTATATTATCAGGTCAAATACCCGTTGATGTTATTTCTAATCATATACCTGAAAATATCGCTGAACAGACATATCTTGTACTGATGAATATAAAATCTATTTTAAGCCATGCAGGATTTCAAATAAAAGATATTATAAAAACAACAGTTTTTACTACTAATTTAAAAAAAATTGATATTATTAATGAAATTTATATGAAATTTTTTATAGAAAACAAATCAGAATTTCCAGCTCGATCATGTGTTGAAGTTAAAGCACTACCTAAAAATGTAAAGATAGAAATTGAAGCAATGGCTTTAAAACAAAATATTAATCATAATTAA
- the argF gene encoding ornithine carbamoyltransferase: protein MNNLYQRDCLRLLDFSSLDLKNIITLAQKLKKDKKNNQEIPLLTRKKIALIFEKESTRTRCSFEVAAFDQGAQVTYLGPGSTHLGTKESIEDTAKILGRLYDGIQYRGHDHTTIEILAKYSKAPVWNGLTEKFHPTQLLADLLTIKESFPKKKFHHIKCAFVGDAHNNMGNSLLEAASLVGLDLRLVAPKECWPEKNLFILCQKEARKKKGNIICTEKIEEGVKNVDFIYTDVWVSMGERQEIWDKRIKLLRSYQVNHSMLDMTNNAQVKVLHCLPALHDQNTNMGKSILQKYNFKNGMEITNDVFQKHQEIIFEQAENRLHTIKSILVSSLLKEINL from the coding sequence ATGAATAATCTTTATCAACGTGATTGCTTAAGACTATTAGATTTTTCTTCTTTAGATTTAAAAAATATTATTACACTAGCCCAAAAACTAAAAAAAGATAAAAAAAACAATCAAGAAATTCCATTACTTACAAGAAAAAAAATTGCTTTAATTTTCGAAAAAGAATCTACTCGTACAAGATGTTCTTTTGAAGTAGCTGCTTTTGATCAAGGAGCCCAAGTTACATATCTCGGACCAGGTAGTACACATCTTGGAACAAAAGAATCTATTGAAGATACTGCTAAAATACTTGGACGTTTATATGATGGTATTCAATACAGAGGGCATGATCACACAACAATAGAAATTTTAGCAAAATATTCAAAAGCACCTGTATGGAACGGTTTAACTGAAAAATTTCATCCCACCCAATTGCTTGCTGATCTATTAACTATCAAAGAAAGCTTTCCAAAAAAAAAATTTCATCATATAAAATGTGCTTTTGTTGGAGATGCTCATAATAATATGGGAAATAGTTTATTAGAAGCAGCATCACTAGTTGGATTAGATTTGCGTTTAGTTGCTCCCAAGGAATGCTGGCCAGAAAAAAATCTATTTATATTATGCCAAAAGGAGGCAAGAAAGAAAAAAGGAAATATAATATGTACTGAAAAAATTGAAGAGGGTGTAAAAAACGTAGATTTTATTTATACTGATGTGTGGGTATCGATGGGAGAACGTCAAGAAATATGGGATAAAAGAATTAAATTATTACGCTCTTATCAAGTTAATCATTCTATGTTAGATATGACTAATAATGCACAGGTAAAAGTATTACATTGTCTTCCTGCATTACATGATCAAAACACTAATATGGGAAAATCTATATTACAAAAGTATAATTTTAAAAATGGTATGGAAATCACAAACGATGTTTTTCAAAAACATCAAGAAATTATTTTTGAACAAGCAGAAAATAGATTACATACTATAAAATCTATTCTTGTATCTAGTCTCTTAAAAGAAATTAATTTATAA